From Polyodon spathula isolate WHYD16114869_AA chromosome 24, ASM1765450v1, whole genome shotgun sequence, one genomic window encodes:
- the LOC121299027 gene encoding secretory carrier-associated membrane protein 2-like isoform X2 gives MSGYDSNPFADPVDVNPFQDPSVTQLTNSSSDGIEGFNPFTENSKTNPAQTTIPAQITPSQPAVLQPSVEPSPQATAAAAQVNLLRQQEELERKAAELDRREREIQNKSSGSTRENNWPPLPRIFPVKPCFYQDFAEDIPPDFQRTCKMMYYLWMFHSVTLFLNLLACLAIFTVSSSSGVDFGLAILWFVLFTPCAFVCWYRPIYKAFRSDSSFNFFFFFFVFFVQTAVYIIQAVGIPHWGNSGWILALSVIGTNNAVAIIMMVVASFFTACAVMAIILLKMVHSKYRRTSASFQKAQEEFSQGVFTNRTVQSAASTAAATAAQNAFQQRN, from the exons GATCCTTCGGTTACACAGCTGACCAATTCTAGTTCAGATGGAATTGAAGGATTTAATCCATTTACTGAAAACTCCAAG ACTAATCCAGCACAGACCACAATTCCTGCACAGATTACACCTTCTCAGCCAGCCGTGTTGCAGCCTTCAGTTGAGCCCAGCCCACAG GCCACAGCTGCAGCTGCCCAGGtaaacctcctgagacaacaagAAGAGCTGGAGAGGAAAGCAGCGGAGCTGGACCGCAGGGAACGGGAAATCCAAAACAAGAGCTCGGGGTCTA CCAGAGAAAACAACTGGCCACCTCTTCCAAGGATATTTCCAGTGAAGCCTTGCTTCTACCAGGACTTTGCTGAGGACATTCCCCCAGATTTCCAGAGGACATGCAAGATGATGTACTACCTGTGGATGT TTCACTCAGTGACTCTGTTCCTGAACTTGCTGGCATGCTTGGCAATATTCACTGTAAGTAGCAGCAGCGGGGTCGATTTTGGCTTGGCAATCCTGTGGTTTGTTCTGTTTACCCCCTGTGCATTCGTCTGCTGGTACAGGCCTATCTACAAAGCCTTTAG GTCCGACAGCTCTTTCaacttctttttcttctttttcgtCTTTTTCGTTCAAACGGCTGTCTATATTATCCAGGCAGTCGGCATCCCCCACTGGGGTAACAG TGGCTGGATTCTTGCCTTGTCTGTGATTGGCACCAATAATGCTGTAGCTATCATCATGATGGTGGTGGCTAGTTTCTTCACTGCCTGCGCGGTCATGGCAATCATCCTGCTAAAGATG GTGCACTCGAAGTACAGACGGACCAGCGCCAGCTTCCAGAAGGCGCAGGAGGAGTTCTCGCAGGGCGTTTTCACGAACAGAACCGTCCAGAGTGCCGCTTCCACAGCTGCTGCCACTGCGGCCCAGAACGCCTTCCAGCAGAGGAACTAG
- the LOC121299027 gene encoding secretory carrier-associated membrane protein 2-like isoform X1 yields the protein MSGYDSNPFADPVDVNPFQDPSVTQLTNSSSDGIEGFNPFTENSKVTNPAQTTIPAQITPSQPAVLQPSVEPSPQATAAAAQVNLLRQQEELERKAAELDRREREIQNKSSGSTRENNWPPLPRIFPVKPCFYQDFAEDIPPDFQRTCKMMYYLWMFHSVTLFLNLLACLAIFTVSSSSGVDFGLAILWFVLFTPCAFVCWYRPIYKAFRSDSSFNFFFFFFVFFVQTAVYIIQAVGIPHWGNSGWILALSVIGTNNAVAIIMMVVASFFTACAVMAIILLKMVHSKYRRTSASFQKAQEEFSQGVFTNRTVQSAASTAAATAAQNAFQQRN from the exons GATCCTTCGGTTACACAGCTGACCAATTCTAGTTCAGATGGAATTGAAGGATTTAATCCATTTACTGAAAACTCCAAGGTG ACTAATCCAGCACAGACCACAATTCCTGCACAGATTACACCTTCTCAGCCAGCCGTGTTGCAGCCTTCAGTTGAGCCCAGCCCACAG GCCACAGCTGCAGCTGCCCAGGtaaacctcctgagacaacaagAAGAGCTGGAGAGGAAAGCAGCGGAGCTGGACCGCAGGGAACGGGAAATCCAAAACAAGAGCTCGGGGTCTA CCAGAGAAAACAACTGGCCACCTCTTCCAAGGATATTTCCAGTGAAGCCTTGCTTCTACCAGGACTTTGCTGAGGACATTCCCCCAGATTTCCAGAGGACATGCAAGATGATGTACTACCTGTGGATGT TTCACTCAGTGACTCTGTTCCTGAACTTGCTGGCATGCTTGGCAATATTCACTGTAAGTAGCAGCAGCGGGGTCGATTTTGGCTTGGCAATCCTGTGGTTTGTTCTGTTTACCCCCTGTGCATTCGTCTGCTGGTACAGGCCTATCTACAAAGCCTTTAG GTCCGACAGCTCTTTCaacttctttttcttctttttcgtCTTTTTCGTTCAAACGGCTGTCTATATTATCCAGGCAGTCGGCATCCCCCACTGGGGTAACAG TGGCTGGATTCTTGCCTTGTCTGTGATTGGCACCAATAATGCTGTAGCTATCATCATGATGGTGGTGGCTAGTTTCTTCACTGCCTGCGCGGTCATGGCAATCATCCTGCTAAAGATG GTGCACTCGAAGTACAGACGGACCAGCGCCAGCTTCCAGAAGGCGCAGGAGGAGTTCTCGCAGGGCGTTTTCACGAACAGAACCGTCCAGAGTGCCGCTTCCACAGCTGCTGCCACTGCGGCCCAGAACGCCTTCCAGCAGAGGAACTAG